A window of the Streptomyces finlayi genome harbors these coding sequences:
- a CDS encoding helix-turn-helix transcriptional regulator, giving the protein MEYEFLFVVDGISVDDDLAVGVIFDEFDGLLTQHRDKHLLDLSESGDSAIDAAHRLVVRLRSALPRLRLLRLDPDLVGVSDIAERTGRSRQNVLQWVNGERRADAGAFPDPEGTVGRSLVWRWAEINAWLAGIGERVGDAGATREDALHIDFMLPRWQQVLDDGLPIVRFVHAREDERSGDRAGVERLLDGTFSAPGLLEMISAFPRAERQSLTVVCAVLPDRLSDVVSKVRKDETCVLLAFQGPKNELWLTPIAAREIPGSRPVSELGLGDDATVGDLLLVTVNGAVEPTTPVALD; this is encoded by the coding sequence ATGGAGTACGAGTTTCTGTTCGTCGTGGACGGCATCAGCGTGGACGACGACCTGGCGGTCGGCGTCATTTTCGACGAGTTCGACGGACTGCTCACTCAGCACAGGGACAAGCACCTGCTGGACCTGTCCGAGTCGGGGGACAGCGCCATCGACGCCGCGCACCGCCTGGTCGTACGACTGAGAAGCGCTCTGCCCCGGCTACGGCTGCTGCGGCTGGACCCGGATCTGGTGGGCGTGTCGGATATTGCCGAGCGGACGGGCCGCAGCCGTCAGAACGTACTCCAATGGGTGAACGGGGAGCGGCGAGCGGACGCGGGTGCCTTCCCGGACCCGGAGGGCACGGTCGGGCGCTCACTCGTCTGGCGCTGGGCCGAGATCAACGCCTGGCTGGCCGGCATCGGTGAGCGTGTCGGTGACGCGGGAGCGACCCGCGAGGACGCGCTGCACATCGACTTCATGCTGCCCCGCTGGCAACAGGTGCTTGACGACGGCTTGCCGATCGTGCGGTTCGTGCACGCGCGGGAGGACGAGCGGTCAGGCGACCGGGCAGGCGTGGAGCGCCTGCTGGACGGCACCTTCTCCGCCCCCGGGCTGCTGGAAATGATCTCTGCCTTTCCCCGGGCGGAAAGGCAGAGCCTGACCGTGGTCTGTGCGGTACTGCCCGACCGGCTCAGCGATGTGGTGTCGAAGGTCCGCAAGGACGAGACCTGCGTGCTGCTCGCCTTTCAGGGCCCGAAGAACGAGCTGTGGCTCACACCGATCGCCGCACGTGAGATTCCAGGATCACGGCCCGTATCGGAACTGGGGCTCGGCGACGACGCGACCGTCGGTGACCTGCTGCTGGTCACCGTGAACGGCGCCGTGGAGCCGACCACACCCGTCGCCCTCGACTGA
- a CDS encoding AbrB/MazE/SpoVT family DNA-binding domain-containing protein, which yields MTGPAPVGRIEARDCGDRVDVIEVDGALQIVRVGEAETPGERLVRRMRDSRVSQDVEGMSTDEIMEMLRGE from the coding sequence GTGACTGGGCCCGCACCTGTCGGGCGTATCGAAGCCCGCGATTGTGGCGACCGGGTCGATGTCATAGAGGTGGACGGAGCTCTCCAGATCGTGCGCGTGGGCGAGGCGGAGACGCCCGGAGAACGGCTGGTCCGGCGGATGCGGGACAGCAGGGTCAGTCAGGACGTGGAAGGCATGTCCACCGACGAGATCATGGAGATGCTGCGTGGCGAGTGA
- a CDS encoding type II toxin-antitoxin system VapC family toxin codes for MASEPARRLVRDSAPPAVLVDSRVILDVVTGDPRWCEWSAGKIAEARDDGALVINPVIYSEISVGYDSVELLDGMLGSDYERHPLPWTAGFLAGKAFKRYRANGGQKRSPLPDFYIGAHAAVAGYRLLTRDAARYRTYFPRLEVIAPD; via the coding sequence GTGGCGAGTGAGCCTGCCCGGCGGCTCGTCCGCGACAGCGCACCCCCGGCCGTGCTCGTCGATTCGCGCGTCATCCTCGACGTCGTCACCGGTGATCCCCGATGGTGCGAGTGGTCCGCCGGCAAGATCGCTGAGGCCAGGGATGACGGAGCCCTGGTCATCAACCCGGTCATCTACTCGGAGATCTCCGTCGGCTACGACTCGGTCGAGTTGCTGGACGGCATGCTCGGCTCGGACTACGAACGCCATCCGTTGCCCTGGACTGCTGGCTTCCTGGCCGGCAAGGCGTTCAAGCGGTATCGCGCGAACGGCGGGCAGAAGCGTTCTCCGCTGCCCGATTTCTACATCGGGGCGCACGCGGCGGTCGCCGGATATCGTCTGCTCACCCGTGACGCGGCGCGGTACCGCACGTATTTTCCCCGCCTCGAAGTGATCGCGCCGGACTGA
- the fabG gene encoding 3-oxoacyl-[acyl-carrier-protein] reductase, with product MSRSVLVTGGNRGIGLAIARAFADNGDKVAITYRSGEPPKELTEAGCLAVRCDITDTEQVEQAYKEIEEKHGPVEVLVANAGITKDQLLMRMSEEDFTSVLDTNLTGTFRVVKRANRAMLRAKKGRVVLISSVVGLLGSAGQANYAASKAGLVGFARSLARELGSRNITFNVVAPGFVDTDMTQALTEEQRKGIVAQVPLGRYAQPGEIAAAVRFLASDDASYITGAVIPVDGGLGMGH from the coding sequence TTGAGCCGCTCGGTTCTCGTCACCGGAGGAAACCGGGGCATCGGCCTCGCCATCGCCCGCGCTTTCGCCGACAACGGCGACAAGGTCGCGATCACCTACCGCTCCGGCGAGCCGCCGAAGGAACTCACCGAGGCGGGCTGCCTGGCCGTCCGTTGCGACATCACGGATACCGAGCAGGTGGAGCAGGCCTACAAGGAGATCGAGGAGAAGCACGGTCCCGTCGAGGTACTGGTCGCCAACGCCGGTATCACCAAGGACCAGTTGCTCATGCGGATGTCCGAGGAGGACTTCACGTCCGTACTCGACACCAACCTCACCGGCACCTTCCGGGTCGTCAAGCGCGCCAACCGCGCCATGCTGCGCGCCAAGAAGGGCCGTGTCGTCCTGATCTCCTCCGTCGTGGGCCTCCTCGGCTCGGCGGGACAGGCGAACTACGCCGCTTCCAAGGCGGGCCTCGTCGGCTTCGCCCGGTCGCTGGCCCGTGAGCTCGGCTCGCGGAACATCACTTTCAACGTCGTCGCGCCCGGGTTTGTCGACACCGACATGACCCAGGCGCTCACCGAGGAGCAGCGCAAGGGCATCGTCGCCCAGGTGCCGCTCGGCCGCTACGCGCAGCCCGGGGAGATCGCCGCAGCGGTGCGCTTCCTCGCCTCCGACGACGCCTCGTACATCACTGGAGCCGTCATCCCCGTTGACGGCGGATTGGGCATGGGTCACTGA
- the fabI gene encoding enoyl-ACP reductase FabI has translation MSGILDGKRILITGVLMESSIAFHTAKVAQEQGAEVILTAWPRPTLTERIARKLPKPAKVIELDVTNDEHLDRLAGLVRDELGSLDGVVHSIGFAPQDALGGNFLNTPFESVATAMHVSAFSLKSLAMACKPLMSDGGSIVGLTFDAQYAWPQYDWMGPAKAALEATSRYLARDLGKDGLRCNLISAGPLGSMAAKSIPGFSELADVWNHRSPLAWDMNDPEPAGRGVVALLSDFFPKTTGEIIHVDGGVHMMGA, from the coding sequence ATGAGCGGAATTCTCGACGGCAAGCGCATTCTCATCACGGGTGTGCTGATGGAGTCCTCCATCGCCTTCCACACCGCGAAGGTGGCCCAGGAGCAGGGCGCCGAGGTCATCCTCACCGCCTGGCCGCGGCCCACGCTGACCGAACGCATCGCCAGGAAGCTGCCGAAGCCGGCGAAGGTCATCGAGCTGGACGTGACCAACGACGAGCACCTGGACCGCCTGGCCGGTCTGGTCCGCGACGAGCTCGGCTCGCTCGACGGTGTCGTGCACTCCATCGGCTTCGCGCCGCAGGACGCGCTCGGCGGCAACTTCCTCAACACCCCCTTCGAGTCGGTCGCCACGGCCATGCACGTCTCGGCGTTCTCCCTGAAGTCGCTCGCCATGGCCTGCAAGCCGCTGATGAGCGACGGCGGCTCGATCGTCGGTCTCACCTTCGACGCGCAGTACGCCTGGCCGCAGTACGACTGGATGGGCCCGGCCAAGGCCGCGCTGGAGGCCACCTCCCGCTACCTCGCCCGTGACCTGGGCAAGGACGGCCTGCGCTGCAACCTGATTTCCGCCGGACCGCTCGGTTCCATGGCCGCCAAGTCGATCCCGGGCTTCTCGGAGCTCGCGGACGTCTGGAACCACCGCTCTCCGCTGGCGTGGGACATGAACGACCCGGAGCCGGCCGGCCGCGGTGTCGTCGCGCTCCTCTCGGACTTCTTCCCGAAGACCACGGGCGAGATCATCCACGTCGACGGCGGCGTGCACATGATGGGCGCCTGA
- a CDS encoding FadR/GntR family transcriptional regulator: protein MALTSPRRSALADQVIAQLRNQITSGEWPVGSRIPTEPELVEQLGVARNTVREAVRALAHNGLLDIRQGSGTYVVATSELAGVMHRRFASADPRHVAELRSTLESSAARLAAVRRTERDMRQLDALMTRREEAWATGDAEAFVAADATLHLAVVAASHNDVLTELYADLGDLLRDYLRDDVGPELRPEKHMDHARLVEAIRAGDAETAAAEAASHALSCLVDRV, encoded by the coding sequence ATGGCGCTGACGTCTCCGCGGCGTTCGGCACTCGCCGACCAGGTGATTGCCCAGCTGAGGAATCAGATCACCTCGGGCGAGTGGCCCGTGGGGTCACGGATCCCCACCGAACCCGAGCTGGTCGAACAGCTCGGGGTGGCCCGCAACACCGTCCGCGAGGCGGTGCGCGCACTCGCGCACAACGGTCTCCTGGACATCCGGCAGGGTTCCGGCACGTATGTCGTCGCGACCAGTGAGCTGGCCGGGGTCATGCACCGGCGCTTCGCCTCCGCCGATCCGCGCCATGTCGCCGAGCTGCGCTCGACGCTGGAGTCCTCGGCGGCCCGGCTGGCCGCCGTCCGGCGTACGGAGCGCGACATGCGCCAGCTCGACGCGCTGATGACCCGGCGCGAGGAGGCATGGGCCACGGGGGACGCGGAGGCGTTCGTCGCGGCGGACGCGACCCTGCATCTGGCCGTGGTCGCCGCCTCGCACAACGACGTGCTGACGGAGCTCTACGCGGACCTGGGTGATCTGCTGCGCGACTATCTCCGCGACGACGTCGGCCCCGAGCTGCGGCCGGAGAAGCACATGGACCACGCGCGGCTGGTCGAGGCGATCCGTGCGGGTGACGCCGAGACCGCGGCGGCGGAGGCCGCGAGCCACGCCCTGAGCTGCTTGGTGGACCGGGTCTGA
- a CDS encoding CynX/NimT family MFS transporter, giving the protein MPDDETRTLHSKPTPLGPLSDAAAPGPSPWLLRLVMAGLVLAALNLRPAITSLGALLEEVRDGLGMSGSVAGVLTSVPPLCFALFGVMAPRLARRFGAGAVVCAGMVAIAAGLAIRPFVGGTAGFLAASALALMGIAVSNILMPVIVKRWFPDRVGTMTGLYSMALATGTALAAALTVPMTNALGGSWKTGLALWAVLAAVAVVPWIALVRDRGTAPGQPTARQQKDAPVLRITRSRTGWALASFFGLQATAAYITMGWMPQIFRDAGVPAFTAGLLLAVTMAMGVPLAFVIPRVASRMRNQGPIAVFLSACGLIGYAGLYLAPAAGAWAWALLLGVANCAFPLALTMIGMRSRTGAGVVRLSAFAQSTGYLISIPGPLLVGVLYQHSGGWGLPIALMAALLVPQMIAGVLAGRDRTIEDEC; this is encoded by the coding sequence ATGCCCGACGACGAGACACGGACCCTGCACTCGAAGCCGACCCCCCTCGGCCCGCTGTCCGACGCGGCGGCCCCAGGACCCTCCCCCTGGCTGCTGCGCCTGGTCATGGCCGGGCTCGTGCTTGCCGCGCTCAACCTCCGCCCCGCCATCACCAGCCTCGGCGCCCTCCTCGAAGAGGTGCGGGACGGGCTCGGCATGAGCGGCAGTGTCGCCGGTGTGCTCACCTCCGTACCGCCCCTCTGTTTCGCGCTCTTCGGCGTCATGGCGCCGCGGCTCGCGCGCCGCTTCGGCGCGGGCGCGGTCGTCTGCGCGGGCATGGTGGCCATCGCCGCGGGTCTGGCGATCCGCCCCTTCGTCGGCGGCACGGCCGGCTTCCTCGCGGCCAGCGCGCTCGCCCTCATGGGCATCGCCGTCAGCAACATCCTGATGCCGGTGATCGTCAAGCGCTGGTTCCCCGACCGCGTCGGCACCATGACCGGTCTCTACTCCATGGCCCTGGCCACGGGCACCGCGCTCGCGGCAGCCCTCACCGTGCCCATGACGAACGCGCTCGGCGGCAGCTGGAAGACCGGGCTGGCGCTCTGGGCCGTGCTCGCCGCCGTCGCGGTCGTGCCGTGGATCGCTCTCGTACGGGACCGGGGTACCGCACCGGGACAGCCCACCGCCCGTCAGCAGAAGGACGCCCCGGTCCTCCGGATCACCCGCAGCAGGACCGGCTGGGCCCTCGCCTCGTTCTTCGGCCTCCAGGCCACTGCCGCGTACATCACCATGGGATGGATGCCGCAGATCTTCCGCGACGCCGGGGTCCCGGCCTTCACCGCGGGCCTCCTGCTCGCGGTGACCATGGCGATGGGAGTGCCCCTCGCCTTCGTCATTCCCCGCGTCGCCTCCCGAATGCGCAACCAGGGCCCGATCGCCGTCTTCCTCAGCGCCTGCGGTCTCATCGGCTACGCGGGCCTCTACCTCGCGCCCGCCGCCGGAGCCTGGGCCTGGGCGCTGCTGCTCGGCGTCGCCAACTGCGCCTTCCCGCTCGCCCTCACCATGATCGGGATGCGCTCGCGCACCGGCGCGGGAGTCGTCAGGCTGTCGGCCTTCGCCCAGTCCACCGGGTACCTGATCTCGATCCCCGGCCCCCTGCTCGTCGGCGTGCTCTACCAGCACAGCGGCGGCTGGGGGCTGCCGATCGCTCTGATGGCCGCCCTCTTGGTGCCGCAGATGATCGCGGGCGTACTCGCCGGACGGGACCGGACCATCGAGGACGAATGCTGA
- a CDS encoding SGM_5486 family transporter-associated protein has product MLEPNPQNGQKKLLLVFGAMLLITVVIGVIASIASP; this is encoded by the coding sequence GTGCTCGAGCCGAACCCACAGAACGGCCAGAAGAAGCTGCTCCTCGTCTTCGGGGCGATGCTGCTCATCACGGTGGTCATCGGAGTGATCGCCTCCATCGCCTCCCCCTGA
- a CDS encoding SixA phosphatase family protein codes for MSVDTPRRIVLLRHAKAEWSEESDHERPLAERGRKDAPVAGRKLVDSGIDFDLALCSTAVRTRETWKLAVHEFPHRPRTVYEERLYEASLGELIAVFNETPDEVRNLLVIGHNPGMHAAVDALSGSATGDAPARVARDGFPTAAFGVIEFTGTWKSLEHGVGKLVEYWTPNG; via the coding sequence ATGAGCGTCGATACACCTCGCAGGATCGTCCTTCTCAGGCATGCAAAAGCGGAGTGGTCGGAGGAATCCGACCACGAGCGGCCGCTGGCGGAACGCGGTCGCAAAGACGCGCCCGTCGCGGGCCGCAAGCTCGTCGATTCCGGCATCGACTTCGATCTGGCCCTGTGCTCGACCGCCGTCAGGACGCGCGAGACCTGGAAGCTCGCGGTCCACGAGTTCCCGCACCGGCCCAGGACCGTGTACGAGGAGAGGCTGTACGAGGCCTCACTCGGCGAACTGATCGCCGTGTTCAACGAGACTCCCGACGAGGTGCGCAACCTCCTGGTCATCGGCCACAACCCCGGCATGCATGCCGCTGTGGACGCCCTCTCGGGCTCGGCGACCGGGGACGCGCCGGCGAGGGTGGCCCGGGACGGGTTCCCGACCGCCGCCTTCGGCGTCATCGAGTTCACCGGCACCTGGAAGTCGCTGGAACACGGTGTGGGCAAGCTGGTCGAATACTGGACGCCGAACGGCTGA
- the serB gene encoding phosphoserine phosphatase SerB, producing MSASQPPQSPPSPEFPESRQGIDEPTLLVKIFGKDRPGITAGLFDTLAAYSVDVVDIEQVVTRGRIVLCALVTAPTAGGTTEGDLRATVHSWADSLKLQAEIISGMGDNRPRGSGRSHVTVLGHPLTAESTAAIAATITSTGGNIDRIFRLAKYPVTAVEIAVSGTGTEELRTALATEAAQIGVDVAVVSAGLSRRAQRLVVMDVDSTLIQDEVIELFAAHAGCEDEVAAVTEQAMRGELDFEQSLHARVALLAGLDVSVVDKVRSEVRLTPGARTLIRTLKRLGYQVGVVSGGFTQVTDDLKERLGLDFASANTLEIVDGKLTGRVVGDVVDRAGKARLLRSFAEQAGVPLAQTVAIGDGANDLDMLNTAGLGVAFNAKPVVREAAHTAVNVPFLDTVLYLLGITREEVEAADGLID from the coding sequence ATGAGCGCATCTCAGCCACCTCAGTCCCCTCCGTCTCCTGAGTTCCCTGAGTCCCGTCAGGGCATCGACGAACCCACCCTTCTCGTGAAGATCTTCGGGAAGGACCGTCCCGGTATCACCGCCGGGCTCTTCGACACACTCGCCGCGTACTCCGTCGATGTCGTGGACATCGAGCAGGTCGTCACCCGGGGCCGTATCGTCCTGTGCGCCCTGGTCACCGCCCCGACGGCCGGCGGTACCACCGAGGGCGACCTGCGGGCGACCGTGCACAGCTGGGCGGATTCGCTGAAGTTGCAGGCCGAGATCATCTCCGGCATGGGGGACAACCGTCCCCGTGGCTCCGGCCGTTCCCATGTGACCGTGCTGGGGCACCCGCTCACCGCGGAGTCGACCGCCGCCATAGCGGCCACGATCACATCGACGGGCGGCAACATCGACCGGATCTTCCGGCTGGCGAAGTACCCGGTCACCGCCGTCGAGATCGCCGTGTCCGGCACGGGCACCGAAGAGCTGCGGACCGCGCTGGCGACGGAGGCCGCGCAGATCGGCGTCGACGTCGCCGTCGTATCGGCGGGGCTGAGCCGGCGGGCGCAGCGTCTGGTCGTCATGGACGTGGACTCCACGCTCATCCAGGACGAGGTGATCGAGCTCTTCGCGGCCCACGCGGGCTGCGAGGACGAGGTCGCCGCCGTGACCGAACAGGCGATGCGGGGCGAGCTCGACTTCGAACAGTCGCTGCACGCGCGGGTCGCGCTGCTCGCGGGGCTCGACGTGTCGGTGGTGGACAAGGTGCGGTCCGAGGTGCGGCTGACACCCGGTGCCCGCACCCTGATCCGTACGCTGAAGCGCCTCGGCTATCAGGTCGGCGTCGTCTCCGGGGGCTTCACCCAGGTCACGGACGACCTGAAGGAACGTCTCGGCCTCGATTTCGCCTCCGCCAACACGCTGGAGATCGTCGACGGGAAGCTCACGGGCCGTGTGGTCGGCGATGTGGTGGACCGGGCGGGGAAGGCGCGGCTGCTGCGGAGTTTCGCCGAGCAGGCGGGAGTGCCGCTCGCCCAGACCGTGGCCATCGGTGACGGCGCCAACGACCTGGACATGCTGAACACGGCAGGGCTCGGTGTGGCGTTCAACGCCAAGCCGGTCGTGCGCGAGGCCGCGCACACGGCGGTGAACGTTCCCTTCCTGGACACGGTGCTGTATCTGCTCGGCATCACACGCGAAGAGGTCGAGGCCGCCGACGGCCTGATCGACTGA
- a CDS encoding streptophobe family protein — MTADMRAGAGSGAGAARGAAGRGIPWLDVVLASVASVSWALAAMAGTAALGLHLLGADSVGELGPMAAAVVVLGVGGAVSPSGDVSAFGLDGAEARTAVDVTPLGVGLVGALVLSFFFLRSLRHAGTGPSWGELCARTGAVVALFVAMVGGLAWAGHDVVTIDGGRLPGVGEGAADGGGGGLLGGLGDLGGSLPDRLAGLARTEAQVGFAVDTGASLAGGACWVLGVLVIALLTSRVLLPGTAGRLHRMARPAVSALVAVLLVAVLAGCAAAAYAAAGDAHPQRIAGAALLGAPNGVWLGVPLGLFVPWDGEATGELPGLLPAPLDELLRGSAAQPVTVGRLAELDGRIWLLVLASGMTLLYAGVLAAARTPRAAGVSAVGYAGRCALRLGGVTAIALPLLVWLTEVSADASLSVLGFDAFGAGIELRGRTVAAAGLGAAWGAGAGAVGAGLAWAVGAVPVTGGGYPDAEVAGPYRPSLPYRASDDGTNPYLRMPEAMHGAPTVVGRVGRPVPPPPGPGPGPGAPPRPPAPDERPGHG; from the coding sequence ATGACTGCGGACATGAGGGCGGGCGCGGGCTCGGGGGCGGGCGCGGCGCGGGGAGCTGCGGGGCGGGGTATCCCGTGGCTGGATGTCGTGTTGGCCTCGGTCGCTTCCGTGAGTTGGGCGCTGGCCGCGATGGCGGGGACGGCGGCCCTGGGGCTGCATCTCCTCGGCGCCGATTCCGTCGGTGAACTGGGCCCGATGGCCGCGGCAGTGGTGGTTCTGGGGGTCGGAGGAGCGGTTTCCCCCTCCGGTGACGTGTCGGCCTTCGGGCTCGACGGGGCCGAGGCCCGTACGGCTGTCGACGTCACCCCGCTGGGGGTCGGGCTGGTCGGCGCGCTCGTCCTCTCCTTCTTCTTCCTTCGCTCGCTGCGGCATGCGGGCACGGGCCCTTCCTGGGGTGAGCTCTGTGCGCGTACGGGGGCGGTGGTGGCCCTGTTCGTGGCGATGGTGGGGGGACTTGCCTGGGCAGGTCACGATGTCGTGACGATCGATGGCGGCCGACTGCCGGGGGTGGGTGAAGGTGCCGCCGACGGTGGTGGTGGCGGTCTCCTGGGCGGACTGGGTGATCTGGGTGGGTCGCTGCCGGACCGGCTCGCCGGTCTGGCGCGGACCGAGGCGCAGGTGGGATTCGCCGTCGACACCGGGGCCTCGCTGGCGGGCGGGGCCTGCTGGGTGCTCGGGGTGCTCGTGATCGCCCTGCTCACCTCCCGAGTGCTGCTGCCGGGCACTGCCGGGCGGCTCCACCGGATGGCGCGGCCCGCCGTTTCGGCGCTGGTGGCGGTGCTGCTCGTGGCGGTACTGGCCGGGTGCGCGGCCGCGGCGTACGCGGCGGCCGGCGATGCCCACCCGCAGCGGATCGCGGGAGCCGCACTGCTGGGCGCGCCGAACGGGGTATGGCTCGGAGTGCCGCTCGGGCTGTTCGTACCGTGGGACGGCGAGGCCACGGGTGAGCTGCCCGGGTTGCTTCCGGCCCCGCTGGACGAGTTGTTACGAGGCTCCGCGGCGCAGCCGGTGACGGTCGGGAGGCTAGCCGAACTGGACGGCAGAATATGGCTGTTGGTGCTGGCCTCGGGGATGACGCTGCTGTACGCGGGGGTGCTGGCGGCAGCCCGGACGCCTCGTGCGGCAGGAGTGTCCGCCGTCGGGTACGCGGGACGGTGTGCGCTGCGGCTCGGGGGCGTGACGGCGATCGCGCTGCCGCTGCTGGTGTGGCTGACGGAGGTGTCCGCGGACGCCTCGCTGTCGGTACTGGGCTTCGACGCCTTCGGGGCCGGGATCGAACTGCGGGGGCGGACGGTCGCGGCGGCGGGGCTGGGAGCTGCCTGGGGGGCCGGTGCGGGAGCGGTGGGGGCGGGGCTCGCGTGGGCGGTGGGGGCGGTGCCGGTGACGGGGGGCGGGTATCCGGATGCGGAGGTCGCCGGTCCTTACCGTCCTTCACTGCCGTACCGGGCGTCCGACGACGGTACGAATCCGTATCTGCGGATGCCGGAGGCGATGCATGGGGCGCCGACGGTGGTGGGGCGTGTGGGTCGGCCCGTGCCGCCGCCGCCCGGGCCCGGGCCTGGGCCGGGGGCGCCGCCGCGGCCTCCTGCTCCTGATGAGCGACCCGGACACGGGTGA